In bacterium, the following are encoded in one genomic region:
- a CDS encoding sulfite exporter TauE/SafE family protein, whose protein sequence is MHLLFYAAVTASLMLIAFAAAMLGIGGGTLFTPLQIFFGIEMHEAAATSLFLSAMLGLCATFVYHRAGKIDWALALVMGGTAAAGGFAGGYLAAFFSDFTLVIILAASLVIAGAGMLHPGLGLHQRICGGEGRHLWRRRTFFEDEYTVNLAVVLPLAFVAGFAAGLVGIGGGVINVPILVLLSGVPIDVAVATSSMIVGFTAIFGFAGHLVSGQLNWTMIFIFSIGVVPGAWLGARTMLRLDKRRLRLGFGILMFFIAIVLILRQLFAGHN, encoded by the coding sequence ATGCATCTTCTGTTCTACGCTGCGGTCACTGCCTCCCTCATGCTCATCGCATTTGCGGCGGCGATGCTGGGCATCGGCGGCGGCACGCTCTTCACGCCGTTGCAGATCTTCTTCGGCATCGAGATGCACGAGGCGGCCGCCACCAGCCTCTTCCTCAGCGCCATGCTGGGCCTCTGCGCCACCTTCGTCTATCACAGGGCGGGCAAGATCGACTGGGCCCTGGCGCTTGTGATGGGAGGCACGGCGGCGGCAGGCGGTTTTGCCGGGGGGTATCTCGCTGCATTCTTCTCCGACTTCACGCTGGTGATCATACTCGCGGCGTCGCTTGTCATTGCGGGCGCTGGCATGCTGCATCCCGGGCTCGGTCTCCATCAGCGCATATGCGGCGGGGAAGGGCGGCACCTCTGGAGGAGAAGGACATTTTTCGAGGATGAATACACCGTGAACCTGGCGGTCGTGCTCCCGCTCGCGTTTGTCGCGGGCTTTGCAGCCGGGCTGGTGGGCATCGGAGGGGGAGTGATAAACGTGCCGATCCTGGTGCTGCTCTCCGGCGTGCCCATAGACGTCGCAGTCGCGACCAGCAGCATGATCGTCGGCTTCACCGCCATCTTCGGATTTGCTGGCCATCTCGTCTCAGGGCAGTTGAACTGGACGATGATCTTCATATTCTCCATCGGCGTCGTGCCCGGCGCGTGGCTCGGCGCACGCACAATGCTGCGCCTGGACAAGAGGAGGCTGAGGCTCGGTTTTGGGATCCTCATGTTCTTCATAGCGATCGTGCTCATCCTGAGACAACTCTTCGCAGGTCATAATTAA
- a CDS encoding DUF882 domain-containing protein, translating to MGFPTTWRGIATISLACSLAVGLCSASQASDIPRHLRGDGTVTLYNQSRNERTQFKYRDEDGRYNEDAFEEISLFFRCRLTGENHDIDPKLIEILDAVEDRFKSNEVKIISEYRSPERNALMRKKGRRVAKRSLHMEGRAADIEVPGVSKIALRNFAHSLKQGGVGSYKNRGFIHVDTGEVRTWGFAPGRPAARTRPATAHK from the coding sequence ATGGGATTCCCGACGACATGGAGAGGAATCGCGACTATCTCCCTCGCCTGTTCATTGGCGGTCGGCCTCTGCAGCGCCTCGCAAGCCTCAGACATCCCCAGACACCTCCGCGGCGACGGCACGGTCACGCTCTACAACCAGTCCAGGAACGAACGCACACAATTCAAATACAGGGATGAGGATGGAAGGTACAACGAGGACGCATTCGAAGAGATCTCCCTCTTCTTCCGATGCAGGCTCACCGGCGAAAATCACGACATCGACCCGAAGCTCATCGAGATACTCGACGCCGTCGAGGACCGCTTCAAGTCGAACGAGGTGAAGATCATCTCGGAGTACCGCAGCCCTGAGAGAAACGCCCTCATGCGAAAGAAGGGACGCAGGGTCGCAAAGCGAAGCCTGCACATGGAGGGCCGCGCAGCGGACATCGAGGTGCCGGGGGTGTCGAAGATAGCGCTGAGAAATTTCGCGCATTCCCTGAAGCAGGGGGGCGTAGGCTCTTACAAAAATCGCGGCTTCATCCATGTGGACACGGGCGAAGTGCGCACCTGGGGCTTTGCCCCCGGCCGGCCGGCAGCCAGGACCAGGCCGGCGACGGCCCACAAGTGA
- a CDS encoding PTS sugar transporter subunit IIA has translation MDKGRDQKMNARYLREVPLGEVLRPGQVIAAMTNRSKKAAIEDLVDILYKEKLIPNKAEALARIMEREELCPTTLGAGVAIPHARLEVGETPAIAVGRHPTGIDFGAPESDPVHLIVLVIWQPEQTGLFNRLFAGLVSKLADEKFRTQLMAAKDAGSIAKLLADVKVDMLTGRATKCEADMLIALQCLETKRRAKAKGLDKQIDLARAELSGSMLSRFDRLMEHFGEALVEAPDGVCRGCSMQLSSGFASEMLRNPETVYVCERCGRFLIHHIG, from the coding sequence ATGGATAAAGGAAGGGATCAAAAGATGAATGCACGGTATCTCAGGGAAGTGCCTCTCGGTGAAGTCCTAAGGCCCGGGCAGGTGATCGCAGCGATGACCAACCGCTCCAAGAAGGCGGCCATCGAGGATCTGGTGGATATCCTCTATAAAGAGAAGTTGATACCGAATAAGGCGGAGGCCCTGGCGCGCATCATGGAGAGGGAGGAGTTGTGTCCCACGACCCTGGGCGCCGGCGTGGCGATCCCGCATGCGAGACTCGAAGTCGGTGAGACGCCGGCGATCGCTGTGGGTCGGCATCCTACAGGGATCGATTTCGGGGCCCCGGAATCGGATCCGGTACATCTCATAGTGCTCGTGATATGGCAGCCGGAGCAGACGGGACTCTTCAACCGCCTCTTCGCCGGGCTGGTCTCCAAGCTCGCGGACGAGAAATTCAGGACGCAGCTGATGGCTGCGAAAGACGCTGGTTCGATAGCGAAGCTGTTGGCGGACGTGAAGGTGGACATGCTCACGGGCCGCGCGACCAAGTGCGAGGCCGACATGCTGATTGCGCTGCAGTGCCTCGAGACGAAGAGGAGGGCGAAGGCAAAGGGGCTGGACAAACAGATAGATCTCGCCCGCGCCGAGCTCTCCGGGAGCATGCTCTCGCGGTTCGACCGCCTCATGGAGCACTTCGGCGAGGCGCTTGTGGAGGCGCCGGACGGCGTGTGCCGCGGCTGCAGCATGCAGCTCTCCAGCGGATTCGCTTCGGAGATGCTGAGAAACCCCGAGACCGTCTATGTGTGCGAGCGCTGCGGCCGTTTCCTCATTCATCACATAGGATAG